Proteins co-encoded in one Nicotiana sylvestris chromosome 7, ASM39365v2, whole genome shotgun sequence genomic window:
- the LOC138873668 gene encoding uncharacterized protein, with the protein MVVFDVILGMDWLSLYHVILDFHVMILTPAIPGLLRLEWKGSLGCTPSTVSLFLKAQRMVEKGCLAYPNFVRDVSTDTLTIESVPVVSEFPDVFPADLPGMPPDTDINFGIDLASGMRPIFIPPYRMAPAELEELKEHLQELLDKGFIRPSISP; encoded by the coding sequence ATGGTGGTTTTTGAtgtgatcttgggtatggattggttatctttgtACCATGTTATTCTTGATTTTCATGTTATGATCTTGACACCAGCGATACCGGGGTTGCTGAGGCTGGAGTGGAAGGGCTCTCTTGGTTGCACTCCTAGTACTGTCAGTTTATTCTTGAAGGCTCaacggatggttgagaagggatgtttggcgtATCCAAATTTTGTTAGAGATGTTAGTACTGATACTCTTACTATTGAGTCAGTTCCAGTAGTGAGCGAGTTTCCAGATGTATTTCcagcagacctaccgggcatgccacccgatacgGATATTAATTTCGGCATTGATTTGGCATCGGGCATGCGGCCTATctttattcctccgtatcgtatggctccagCGGAGTTGGAGGAATTGAAGGAACACTTGCAAGAGTTgttagataaggggttcatcaGACCTAGTATTTCACCTTGA